In the Verrucomicrobiia bacterium genome, AGACGGAGAAGTCATTTCAGTATCCGGCGTTTCATGAGTATGAAGGCGGGATTTATCTGACGGTGACGCAGGGGGATACGGATGCGAGCCGGAAGGAGAGGATTATGTTTGGGCGGTTGGAGTGATATGGGGCATTTATGATTGAAGAACGCTTCTTGAATAAGCTTTCTCTACTGGCTTTATGTCTGGCGATCATAGAGCTAGGAGCTGGATGTTCTCCGTCACAGCCGCAAAAATCACCGAGGCAAGCTGCGTCGATGAACTTCAATTCAAAAATCGCATCTTTCCTCGCCAGCACGAATGAATACGAGGCTGTAGCAATATGGAATGATCTCGATGCGACGCTTGATCGGACATCATCGAAAGAGATCAAAGAATGGTTAACTCTGCAGCAAACAGTGCTCATTCATCACACCAATAGCTATTCAAGCGATCCTTTGAGAAAATCCGCGATTCAAGAATTTCGGCTTCTTAGTGATCACGCGGAGCCTTTCCATTCTTGGCTGCTGGAATGCAAAACAAATGGCCTCTTTGCAGACCCTTTTGTCATTCAGAATTTGGATCTGATTCTCCAGAAAATGAATGCTAAAAAGAAATGATTTTCGCTCATTTTATTCTGATGCAAAGGGCCATAGTTTGTTTAAGCTTTCAATAATACCTATGAAAATTCGTTTGATCGCTTTGGTTGGTGCGTTGTTGATGGTTGTCGCGGTGGTTCCGTCGTCGTTGCAGGCGGCGGAGGGGAAGACGGTGAAGCTGCTCACGGTGGGGAACAGTTTTTCCCGCAATGCCACGCGGTATCTGACGAATCTGGTGGAGGCGGGTGGACACAAGTTGATCCATCAGCCGATCGTGGTAGGTGGGGCGTCGATGGAATTGCACGCGAAGAAGTTCCAAGATTTCGAGACGGATTCCACGAAGACGAATGGCTATTACTCCGGGAAGAAGAGCTTGAAGCAGCATCTGCTGGCGGAGAAGTGGGATTACGTGACGATCCAGCAGGCGAGCATCAAGAGCCACAATTTGGAGACGTATCAACCGTTCGCGGGGCAGTTGAAGGATTACATCAAGCAGCACGCACCGCAGGCGCAGTTGATGGTGCATCAGACGTGGGCGTATCGCGTAGATGATCCGCGGTTCAATGCGGCTAAACCGAAGGCGGGCGAGCCGAAGACGCAGGCGGAGATGTATGAGGGGCTTGCCAAGGCATACCAGACGATCACAGCGGAGCTGGGTGCGAAACGAATTCCAGTAGGCGATGCGTTTTTCATCGCGGATACGGATACGAAATGGGGTTATAAGACGGATACGAAGTTTGATTCGAAGAAGGCGACTGCGCCGGAGCTGCCGGATCAGACGCATTCATTGCACGTGGGCTGGAAGTGGGCAAAGGGCAAGGATGACAAGATGACGCTGGGCATGGACGGACATCATGCGAATCTGGCGGGCGAGTATCTCGGGGCGTGCGTGTGGTATGAGGTGCTCTACGGCGAGAGCGTGGTGGGGAACAAATACGTGCCGAAGGAACTGGATGCGGCGTATGCGAAGTTCCTGCAGGAGACGGCGCATAAGGCGGTGCAGCAGATGAAGTGATAAGAAAGTGAGAGGGTGAGAAAGTCGGAGGGGGAGATCAGACGAGTAATCTGTGAGCTATAGAAATTCCAAAGGATCGGTTATTCGCGCCGGATCGGAGATCGGCGCTCCGATTTCGCGGCGGCGGGTGTTGCTTGGTATGGCGGGGGTGTTTTGTGCGGCTGCGGTTTCAGGATGGTCTGCTGAGAAAGCGAAGACAGATTGGAAGCATGAGGAATTGAGGCGGTTTCCGGCGGTGGAGGCGAATCAGGGGGTGGCGGTGGATGGGGAGTTTTTCTACGCGATCACGAACAAGGCGATCGGGAAGTATCGGAAGGATACGGGGGAGAAGGTGGCCAGTTGGACTGCGGCAAAGGGTGAGCCTTTCATCCATCTGAATGCGGGGTTCGTGCATGAGGGGAAGCTGTATGGGGCGCATTCGAATTTTCCGAAGGTGCCAATGGTGAGTTCGGTGGAGATTTGGGATGTGGCGACGATGAAGCACATCGGGCGGCATGATTTCGGGAGATACATCGGGTCGCTGACGTGGCTGGACCGGAAGGGGGAAGGGTGGATCGCGTGTTTTGTGCATTACCGGAAGAATGGCGGCGAGGCAGGTCGTGGGCCGGAGGAAACGCGGATCGTGCAGTTCGATAACGCGTGGAAGGAGCTGGCGAAGTGGTCGTTGCCGGAGGCGTTGATCAAGAAGTTCGGGGATTACAGCAGTTCCGGTGGCGGGTTCGGACCAGAGGGAAAGCTGTTCATCACGGGGCATGATGCGAAGGAGCTTTATATTCTCGAATTTCCCAAGAGCGGTTCGGTGATGGAGTGGACGGGGACAGTGACGATCAGTGCGGAGGGACAGGCGTTCAATTGGGACAAGAAAGAATCGGGCATTCTTTATTCCATCGCGCGGAAGACGAAGGAAGTGATTGTGTCGAAGGTCTCTCGGTAGGCGTAACAGGGCGCTTGGCTCGCTCACTCCTCACCCCGGCCCTCTCCTCGTTGAGAGGAGAGGGAGAACATTTGTTACCGATTGTGATTTCCACGATTGAGTTTTCTTGCCCGCTTTCGTGGCTCGGCGTAGGGATAGGTATGCCCTTGAGACGAATTTTAGCTTTGCTGGCGCTTTGTGCTGGAGTGGTGGGTGCTTCAGCGGCGGAGGATCCTTTGAGCGGGTGGAAGACGGGAGTGAAGATTTCTGCCGCGTCAGGTGAAACGAATCGGCATGTGATCCATTCGTATTTCAATACTTGCCCGGAGAGTCCGGATGGGAAGTGGGTTTTGTATTACACGTCCACGGTGGCGAATGGGCAGAAGGGGGATATCTGCATACGCAACCGGCAGAGTGGCGAGGAGAAGGTGTTGGTGCGGAATGTGAACACGGAGGATGCGCATCGGGCGGCGTGCCAGCAATGGGTGGCGAAGGGGAAGAAGGTGGCGTTTCACGATGAGCGGAATGGCGAGTGGATCGTGGCGGTGGTGGATATCGAGACGGGCGTGGAGAAGATCATCGCGCGCAACCGGCTCTCGAGCTGGAGCCAGCCGTATGCGGATGTGGTACCGGTGTATGGATTGCACTGGGATATCAACGGGTATCAGAATCTGGAGCTGGTGGATGTGAACACGGGCGAGGCGAAGGAGGTGCTGAAGATCGAAGCGGTTAAAGAAAAGTACGGCGATTGGATCAAGAAGAAGTTTGGCGAGAAGACGGTTTCCATTTTCTTCCCGGAATTGAGCCCGGATCTGAAACGCGTGTTCTTCAAGATGGCGGCACCGGGCAATGGGAATCCGCGCAGTGGTGGCGCGAGTCAGCGGGAGGGGATGATCTGTTATGACCTGGCGGAGAAGAAATTTTTGTTTGTGAGCGAGGTTTGGGGGCATCCGGCTTGGGCACCGGATTCGAAGACGATTGTCGAAGTCAGAAATATGATGATTGATAGTGATACGGGGAAGAGTCGCACGATCCCCGGCTTGCCGAGCTGGGGATCGGGGCATCCGTCATCGAGTCCGGATGCGAAATTGATCGTGACGGATGTGACGATGGACAAGCTCAAGGGACCAGCGAATGAATGGGGCATCGTGGTGATGGATGCGCGCGGGACGAATCATGCGGTGATCAATCAGGTGGATGGATCGAAGGGGGCGACGTCGTGGCGCAGGTCGCATCCGCATCCGATCTTCAGTGCGGATAACAAGAGAATCTATTTCAATGTGAACAATGGGAAATGGACGCAGTTGATGGTGGCGGAACGAGGTGAAAAGTAGATGGTGGATAGTTGATTGTGGCTGGCGGGGAAACAGCAATATCCAACGCCCAACTTCGAACACCGGAAGGGAGGTTAGCGCGGACTAACGTCCGCGGCTACGGTTCAGAGCGAGGACGATTTTTAGCGGAGGAAGGCGAAGGCTATCAGGATTAGCAGGATCAGGGCGGTGAGCCACCAATACCAGGCGAGGCCGTTGGGACGGGTGGCGTGGCCGAATTCGCGTTTTTTGTATTCTTCGTAGTCGAATTCTTCGTCGGAGAGGGGAAGGTCGAGGTTGCTGGCGTAGGCGGTCTCGGACCAACCGCTGGATTCGTCGGCACCACACTCAGGGCAGGCTTTGGCGTTGCGCGGAACGTCTTCTCCGCAGTTGGGGCAGGTCTCGGGAGCGGGCATGGGGAAATGATGAATGAAGAAGGGGGAAAGGAGAAGACACGAATTTGGGAGAGGGAGAAGACACGAATTTCACGAATTGGCACGAATAGGGGGAAGGAGGTGACGCGAATTTCGCTAATCTTCGCGAATTGGGAGAGGTGATTTTGTGGTTAATAGATGGATTTTAGACTTAACGCATTCATTTTCAAATAGTTAGGAGGTTTTTAAATATTTTCAAAAAAGTGGAGGCATGGACAGCCGTTGTCCTACCCCCTCTGCATAGTGGACGCAGAAAGATAACAAAAAGGTTCATTATGAAACTGTCAGAACAAAGCGAGTTGAAGATGGAAGTGGGATGCCGTCCGGTGAGTCGTCGGAATCGGAAGATCAGCCAGGCGAGCTGGTGGTTCGGGCAGATGAGGAGAGCGGTGGAGCAGGCGTGTCCTAGTGAAGTATCAAAGGCGCGGGTGGAGCAGAGGGTAATGCCGTTGGCTGCGGAATGAGCAAGAGTTTCAAGCGTTCAGAGGAGAAGAGTTTGCGCCGACTAATGTCGACGGCTACAGGATGGGGAGACGACGAGCAGGACTTAGTGGAGATGCATGGTTGACAGGAGGGTTTAGGATGGATTTCATATATGAAATCGTTTTCACCTATGAAATTGAAGTTGCCAACGGGGCGGCGTGTGCCTGTCTCTTCATCTTCAGCGAAGGCTGAGGAGAAGAGTCTTGGGGTTCCGGCTTTGGAGCGGGGATTGGCGATGTTGGAGTTTCTCGGGCGGCAATCGCAGGGGGCGACGTTGCTGGAGATCACGACAGCGTTGGAGGTGTCGGCGGCTTCGGCGTTCCGTATCGCGACGGCTTTGGAGGAGCTGGGTTATCTGCGGCGTGAGGAGGGGTCGAAAAAGTTTTTTGTGACGCGGAAGCTGCTTTCACTGGGGCAACCCCAGGCGGCTTCGCGGAGTCTGGTGGAGTGTGCGGTGGAGTCGATGCGTCAGGTGCTGGTGGCGACGGGAGAAACGACACAGCTTTGCTGCCTGGCGGAGGATCAGTGCGTGGTGATCGATCAACTCGCTTCGGTGCATCCGTTCAAATACATCGTGGATCTGGGGTCGCGCGCGCCATTGCACTGCGCAGCACCGGGCAAGGCGATGATGGCTTTCCTGCCGGAAGATGAACTGGCGCCGCTGCTTGCGCAGGTTAAACTGGAGAAACACACGGACCGCACGATCACGAGCCGCAAGGAATTGCGCGGCGAGCTGGAGCGCATCCGGGCGAATGGTTATGCGGTGGATCATGGCGAGCATTTTGACGGCATCCATTGTGTGGCGGCACCGTTGCTGAATCATCACGGACATGCGATCGCGGCGATCACGATCGCGGGACCATCTTCGCGAATCCCGGCGAGCCGGTTCGCAGAGTTCGGCGCGGTGATGATCGCGGCGGCGAATGAGGCGGCGAGAAAGTTTTTGGAATGAACACGCGCACGCTATTACCGATGGTGACGGTCGCGCTGGCGGCCTGGGGAGCGGTGTTGCCCGGTGTGGCACATTCGGCGGTGAGCGCGGCGGATGCGGAGTTTTTTGAGAAGAAGATCAGACCGGTGTTGGTGTCTGAATGTTACGAGTGCCACGGGGCGCAGAAGCCGAAGGGCGGGTTGCGGCTGGATTATCGCGAGGGGTGGATGAAGGGTGGGGAATCGGGGCCGGTCATCATTCCGGGCGAGGCGGCGAAGAGTCTTTTCATCCAATCCATCCAGCACACGCACAGCGAGCTGAAGATGCCCAAGAAGCGGGCGAAGCTTGCGGATGCGGTGATTCAGGATCTCGTCACGTGGGTGAACAAGGGTGCGCCTGATCCACGGGACCATCCACCCAGCGAGCAGGTAGCGGCAGGTTCGTGGGATGAGGTGATGACGGTGCGGAAACAGTGGTGGAGTTTTCAACCGGTGAAAGAACCGGCGGTGCCGAAGGTGAAGGATGCGAAGTGGTCCAGCGAGCCGGTGGATAAATTCATTCTCGCGAAGTTGGAGGAGAAAGGACTGGCACCGGCGAAACAGGCGGACAAGCGGACCTTGATCCGGCGCGCGACGTTTGTGCTCACGGGTTTGCCGCCGACGCCGGAGGAAGTGAACGCGTTCATTGCGGATACTTCACCGAAAGCGTTCGAGAAGGTGGTCGATCGCTTGCTGGCCTCGCCTTCTTTTGGCGAGCAATGGGCGAGGCACTGGATGGACCTGGTGCGTTATGCGGAGACGCACGGGAGCGAAAACGATCCGGATATCCGCGATGCCTGGCGGTATCGGGATTATCTCATCCGCGCATTCAATGCGGATGTGCCCGATGACCAGCTTATCAAGGAACACATCGCGGGGGATCTGCTGGCGAAACCGCGCATCAATGCGGCCGAGGGCTTGAATGAATCGCGCATCGGCATTGCGAGCCTGCGCCTGAACGAGCACGGATTTCAGCCGATCGATACGCTAGATGAGCAGGTGAAGACGGTGGAAAACCAGATCGATGTGGTGACGAAGGCATTCCAAGGGCTGACGGTGTCGTGCGCGCGGTGTCACGATCACAAGTTCGATCCGATCAGCCAAAAAGATTTTTATGCGATGTATGGCGTGCTGGCGAGTTCGCGTCCGGCTCAAGTGATGGTGGATGCGCCGGAGGTGCTTAACAAAAACAAGGCGGAGTTGGCGGCGTTGAAGCCGCAAGTGAAGTCTGCGTTGGCGGAGGCGTGGCTGAAATCGGTGGCCGAGGAATTGCCCGCGAAGCTGAAGAAGAATCATGGCGGGCTTATGGAAGTGCCCCCAGAAATGGGGCATTTGTCTTCGCTGGTTAGATGGCATGAGCAGTTGGCCAGTGCTCGTGTTTGGGAGGCACGTGGGAAGAATCCAGCGGTGGCAAAATTAGCACAACCGCTGGCGCAATGGAGTTTTGACGGCGATGCCAAAGATTCCAAAGGCAACCTGAATGGAGAACTGCGCGGCGGTGCGGTGATCAAGAATGGGCGACTCATCTTGAATGGCACGGATGCGTTCATGGAATCGGTGCCACTCAAGCAGGATCTGAAAGAGAAGACGCTCGAAGCATGGGTTTATCTGAGCAATCTCCAACAGCGCGCGGGTGGCGTGATCACGACGGAGAGCATCGGCGGGCGGGTGTTCGATGCGGTGGTGTTCGCAGAGAAGGAGAGCAGGCAATGGGTGCCGGGCAGCAATAATTTCAAGCGCTCGCAAACGCTCGGTGGACCGCAGGAAACGGCAAGTCCGAACGAGGCGATACATCTGGCGGTGACTTATGCGGCAGATGGGAACATCGCGTTTTATCGGAATGGGAAACCGTATGGCGCGGCGTACTCGCTCGCGGCCAAGCAAGAAGAGCTGGCGATGTTTACAGCGGGGCAAGCGCATGTGTTGCTGGGGCGGCGGCATACGGGCGGGGGAATGGCGTTCCTTGCGGGTGAGATTGAGGAGGGGCGTTTATACAATCGTGCGTTATCGGCGGAGGAAGTGGGAGCTTCATTCTCAGCGGGGCCGGGCGGGGTGAGCAAAGAGGATTTGCTGGCGGTGATGACGCCACAGGAGAAGACGGAGTATCAGCAGGCCGCGAAGCAATTGGCGGAGCTGAAACGGCAACAGGAATCGATCGCGGCGAGCAAGGCGGGACAGAGAGCGGCTTTCGACGAGGCGACACGGAATGAGTTTAATCCGCTGTATGCGTGGGTGAAGTTCAATGGGTTGAAGGACCAAGAGCTGGCAGATAAGTGGACGGATTGGATGCAGAAGCAACAAGCTGAACTGGTGGTGCGGCAGCAGGGGAATGCGAGTGGTTACGTCACGAAATGGAACCTGGCAAAAAGTGACGATGCACAGTGGTTTCGCGAAGGACAGAATTTGCCCGCCAAGGCAGTGAAGGCGGGAGAGTTTTCCTTGGAAGCAGATGGGGTGGAGGTGGTGAATGGGATTTATCCAGCGGGAATTTATTCGCATCTGCTGACCAAGAAGCACGGGGCGCTATTCACGTCACCGCGGTTCAAGATCGAGACGGACAGCATCAGCGTGAAGGTGCTGGGCGGTGGCGGCGCGATGGTGCGGGTGATCGTGGATAATTATCCGCTGCCGATGAACCCGATCTATCCGAAGGCGATCCTGACCAAGGATGAGCCGGGCTGGGTGCGGCTGGATACGGCGTATCGCAAGGGGTCGTGGGCTTATCTGGAGTTCGGAACATTTGATGATCTGACGCGGCCACTTGCGACGAAAGATACGCCGGTGAACGGGCGTTCCTGGTTCGGGGTGGAACACGTGGTGTTTCATAATTCCAATGTGTTGCCGAAAGATGAGGTGATGCCGGCTTTGGGATTGAGTGAGATGACCGCGCCGAAGAGTGCAGATGAGCTGGTGAAGATTTATCAGAGTGCTTTAACAACAGCGATCAAAGCGTGGCAGAGCAATACGATGACGGAGCCGCAACGGGCGTTGCTGGATTATTTTGTGCGGCGCGGGTTGTTGCCGAATGATGCGAACGGGATTGGAAGCAATGGAGCTTCGTTGATCGCGACGTATCGCAAGCTGGAGGCGGAAGTGCCGGTGGCACGCAGGGCTCCGGGTGTCTTGGAAACGGTGGGTGAGGATGCGCCGTTGATGCCGCGCGGGGATCATCTGAAACCGGGGGACTTGGTGCCGCGCGGGTTTCTGCAAGTGCTGGGTAAGGCGGACTTTGGTTTTAAAGGAGATAAAAGTCATCATACAGGGCGGCTGGAATTGGCGGAGTCGATCGCGGATGCGAAGAATCCGCTGACGGCGCGGGTGATGGCGAATCGTATCTGGCAGCATCTATTCGGGCGCGGGATCGTGGCGACGGTGGATAATTTCGGGCGCTTGGGGGCGGAGCCGACGCATCCGGAGTTGCTGGATCATCTGGCGACGCAATTGGTGAAGGGTGGCTGGTCGGAGAAGAAGCTGATCCGCACATTAATGCTTTCACAAGCTTGGCAGCAGAGCAGTGAGCCATCCGAGAAAGCGAGGCAGTTGGATGCGGCGAATGATTTGCTCTCGCATTATCGCGTGCGGCGATTGGAGGCGGAGAGCATCCGGGATTCACTCCTGGCGGTGGCGGGGAAACTGGAAGCGAAGCAGTTCGGGCCGCCGGTCTTTAATAATGTGAATCCGCGACGGAGTGTTTATTTGGCGGTGCGGCGGACGAATCTGAATCCGTTCCTGGAAGTGTTCGATGCGCCGAAGCCGTTCACGACGTTGGGGCAGCGCGATGCGACGAATGTCCCGGCGCAATCGTTGACGCTGTTGAATGATCCATTCGTGATCGGGTTGGCGCAGAGTTGGGCAAAGGCATTGATCGCGCGCGATGAAACAGAAGAGGCGCGGGTGC is a window encoding:
- a CDS encoding DUF4886 domain-containing protein; protein product: MKIRLIALVGALLMVVAVVPSSLQAAEGKTVKLLTVGNSFSRNATRYLTNLVEAGGHKLIHQPIVVGGASMELHAKKFQDFETDSTKTNGYYSGKKSLKQHLLAEKWDYVTIQQASIKSHNLETYQPFAGQLKDYIKQHAPQAQLMVHQTWAYRVDDPRFNAAKPKAGEPKTQAEMYEGLAKAYQTITAELGAKRIPVGDAFFIADTDTKWGYKTDTKFDSKKATAPELPDQTHSLHVGWKWAKGKDDKMTLGMDGHHANLAGEYLGACVWYEVLYGESVVGNKYVPKELDAAYAKFLQETAHKAVQQMK
- a CDS encoding cycloisomerase is translated as MSYRNSKGSVIRAGSEIGAPISRRRVLLGMAGVFCAAAVSGWSAEKAKTDWKHEELRRFPAVEANQGVAVDGEFFYAITNKAIGKYRKDTGEKVASWTAAKGEPFIHLNAGFVHEGKLYGAHSNFPKVPMVSSVEIWDVATMKHIGRHDFGRYIGSLTWLDRKGEGWIACFVHYRKNGGEAGRGPEETRIVQFDNAWKELAKWSLPEALIKKFGDYSSSGGGFGPEGKLFITGHDAKELYILEFPKSGSVMEWTGTVTISAEGQAFNWDKKESGILYSIARKTKEVIVSKVSR
- a CDS encoding zinc ribbon domain-containing protein, whose protein sequence is MPAPETCPNCGEDVPRNAKACPECGADESSGWSETAYASNLDLPLSDEEFDYEEYKKREFGHATRPNGLAWYWWLTALILLILIAFAFLR
- a CDS encoding IclR family transcriptional regulator → MKLKLPTGRRVPVSSSSAKAEEKSLGVPALERGLAMLEFLGRQSQGATLLEITTALEVSAASAFRIATALEELGYLRREEGSKKFFVTRKLLSLGQPQAASRSLVECAVESMRQVLVATGETTQLCCLAEDQCVVIDQLASVHPFKYIVDLGSRAPLHCAAPGKAMMAFLPEDELAPLLAQVKLEKHTDRTITSRKELRGELERIRANGYAVDHGEHFDGIHCVAAPLLNHHGHAIAAITIAGPSSRIPASRFAEFGAVMIAAANEAARKFLE
- a CDS encoding DUF1553 domain-containing protein, with protein sequence MNTRTLLPMVTVALAAWGAVLPGVAHSAVSAADAEFFEKKIRPVLVSECYECHGAQKPKGGLRLDYREGWMKGGESGPVIIPGEAAKSLFIQSIQHTHSELKMPKKRAKLADAVIQDLVTWVNKGAPDPRDHPPSEQVAAGSWDEVMTVRKQWWSFQPVKEPAVPKVKDAKWSSEPVDKFILAKLEEKGLAPAKQADKRTLIRRATFVLTGLPPTPEEVNAFIADTSPKAFEKVVDRLLASPSFGEQWARHWMDLVRYAETHGSENDPDIRDAWRYRDYLIRAFNADVPDDQLIKEHIAGDLLAKPRINAAEGLNESRIGIASLRLNEHGFQPIDTLDEQVKTVENQIDVVTKAFQGLTVSCARCHDHKFDPISQKDFYAMYGVLASSRPAQVMVDAPEVLNKNKAELAALKPQVKSALAEAWLKSVAEELPAKLKKNHGGLMEVPPEMGHLSSLVRWHEQLASARVWEARGKNPAVAKLAQPLAQWSFDGDAKDSKGNLNGELRGGAVIKNGRLILNGTDAFMESVPLKQDLKEKTLEAWVYLSNLQQRAGGVITTESIGGRVFDAVVFAEKESRQWVPGSNNFKRSQTLGGPQETASPNEAIHLAVTYAADGNIAFYRNGKPYGAAYSLAAKQEELAMFTAGQAHVLLGRRHTGGGMAFLAGEIEEGRLYNRALSAEEVGASFSAGPGGVSKEDLLAVMTPQEKTEYQQAAKQLAELKRQQESIAASKAGQRAAFDEATRNEFNPLYAWVKFNGLKDQELADKWTDWMQKQQAELVVRQQGNASGYVTKWNLAKSDDAQWFREGQNLPAKAVKAGEFSLEADGVEVVNGIYPAGIYSHLLTKKHGALFTSPRFKIETDSISVKVLGGGGAMVRVIVDNYPLPMNPIYPKAILTKDEPGWVRLDTAYRKGSWAYLEFGTFDDLTRPLATKDTPVNGRSWFGVEHVVFHNSNVLPKDEVMPALGLSEMTAPKSADELVKIYQSALTTAIKAWQSNTMTEPQRALLDYFVRRGLLPNDANGIGSNGASLIATYRKLEAEVPVARRAPGVLETVGEDAPLMPRGDHLKPGDLVPRGFLQVLGKADFGFKGDKSHHTGRLELAESIADAKNPLTARVMANRIWQHLFGRGIVATVDNFGRLGAEPTHPELLDHLATQLVKGGWSEKKLIRTLMLSQAWQQSSEPSEKARQLDAANDLLSHYRVRRLEAESIRDSLLAVAGKLEAKQFGPPVFNNVNPRRSVYLAVRRTNLNPFLEVFDAPKPFTTLGQRDATNVPAQSLTLLNDPFVIGLAQSWAKALIARDETEEARVRRMFELAFARTPSAAELKQCAEYLAQLGAEKNVAAAERLKSEAVWQDFAQSLFNLKEFIYIR